A window from Brachyhypopomus gauderio isolate BG-103 chromosome 6, BGAUD_0.2, whole genome shotgun sequence encodes these proteins:
- the LOC143517747 gene encoding uncharacterized protein LOC143517747, with translation MASQIAKISQSLTTAEEMRNQTKLIMQPYVNWEEYLTPAPLSIAIMGELVFISSQTDFSINKNPPKDGYQYIKYPESFRACLMQVCNSGWGAFNKAHKNMDQIRLHTLTVPNYMKNAVNFLFQGSDEVVKTLLPDQLENIRVIADDCLTLASATEKGFSDVINIIQELLEACINAKHFYGEELEAIQKKMEENQLRKESSEEALKCSEKAVKTIEEQMTEAHESYKSAMASLPTGWEEIGMDVVVGLAENVTELMNGLIFFSSLRYGIPLRKMNVESETRPQTNSFTLYNDKNADVIDEINIYSKSAEILKCTECIQQFMQEENIQWNELYDQKNESPKSKFTLDQLKRINKSLEKSPQCEPKNHAQMICEQGINICNQLAKYAPDGKCEEAKTKELIEEIRKLTESARVFDSKSKDITHCPALIPRPPMMNKECNSEKQTASQRATENARFRIEQSRAQLDKTREMYEKSVENMEKNHKELTEILISMRNCKVQEIDFNTTIKMLVKGMDAMGRVKVQWEKMVHFFQMVSTIVKTSLSVTLKIFVSTSEKIQSLSYDGKLFCKDLLYNQAFQATNIANLVHMISETYTEVSKKHLMDQISSLGQLMVMDNTKPEFQYKRQELQNSCDSAAETILELVRKNKDEFERKTHSRLEKIDKELLAILPSAAPEEMKSIQAAVKSGFTEEEEGDYI, from the coding sequence ATGGCTTCCCAAATTGCAAAGATCAGTCAAAGCCTCACCACAGCTGAGGAGATGAGAAACCAAACCAAGCTTATAATGCAGCCCTATGTCAACTGGGAGGAGTACCTGACTCCTGCACCACTCTCCATAGCCATCATGGGAGAACTGGTCTTCATCTCTTCACAAACTGATTTCTCCATCAACAAAAACCCACCCAAGGATGGCTACCAGTACATCAAGTACCCAGAGTCCTTTCGCGCCTGCCTCATGCAGGTGTGTAACTCTGGCTGGGGAGCGTTCAACAAAGCCCATAAGAACATGGATCAGATTCGACTCCACACCCTCACTGTCCCAAATTACATGAAGAATGCTGTGAACTTTCTGTTCCAAGGGAGTGATGAGGTTGTTAAAACTCTACTGCCTGACCAGCTGGAGAACATTCGTGTCATTGCAGACGACTGCCTTACTCTGGCTTCTGCAACAGAAAAGGGATTCAGTGATGTGATCAACATTATTCAGGAGTTGCTGGAAGCATGTATAAATGCTAAGCATTTTTATGGAGAGGAACTTGAAGCAATACAGAAGAAAATGGAAGAGAACCAACTTAGGAAAGAATCATCAGAAGAAGCTCTTAAATGCTCTGAAAAGGCAGTGAAAACCATAGAAGAGCAAATGACTGAAGCACATGAGAGTTACAAAAGTGCAATGGCTTCACTACCCACTGGATGGGAGGAGATAGGTATGGATGTTGTTGTAGGTTTGGCTGAGAATGTCACGGAGCTAATGAATGGACTGATATTCTTTAGTTCTTTAAGGTATGGTATCCCATTGCGGAAAATGAATGTTGAGTCAGAGACAAGACCTCAGACAAATAGCTTTACATTATATAATGACAAGAATGCAGATGTAATTGATGAAATAAACATCTACAGCAAGTCTGCAGAAATCCTGAAATGTACAGAGTGCATTCAGCAGTTTATGCAGGAGGAGAACATACAGTGGAATGAGCTGTATGATCAGAAGAATGAATCTCCAAAATCAAAGTTCACATTAGATCAGTTGAAAAGAATCAATAAGAGTTTAGAAAAATCCCCACAATGTGAACCAAAGAATCATGCCCAAATGATATGTGAACAGGGCATTAACATCTGTAACCAACTGGCGAAATATGCACCAGATGGAAAATGTGAGGAAGCCAAAACAAAGGAGCTGATTGAAGAAATCAGAAAACTGACTGAATCAGCACGTGTATTTGACAGCAAAAGTAAAGACATCACACATTGTCCTGCCCTGATACCAAGACCACCCATGATGAATAAAGAATGTAATTCTGAGAAGCAGACTGCCTCACAGAGAGCTACAGAGAACGCTCGGTTCCGCATAGAGCAGAGCAGAGCTCAACTAGACAAGACCAGAGAGATGTATGAGAAGAGTGTGGAGAACATGGAGAAGAACCATAAGGAACTGACTGAAATCCTGATCAGCATGAGGAACTGTAAAGTCCAAGAGATCGActttaacaccaccatcaagaTGCTGGTGAAAGGTATGGATGCCATGGGCAGAGTGAAGGTGCAGTGGGAGAAGATGGTTCACTTCTTTCAGATGGTGTCCACCATTGTGAAAACCAGCCTGAGTGTAACTCTTAAAATTTTTGTTTCTACATCTGAGAAGATCCAGTCACTTTCATATGATGGAAAGCTCTTTTGCAAAGACCTACTCTACAACCAAGCATTTCAAGCCACTAACATTGCTAATCTGGTCCACATGATCTCAGAAACCTACACTGAAGTGTCTAAGAAGCACCTCATGGATCAGATCAGCTCACTGGGACAACTTATGGTCATGGACAATACAAAGCCAGAGTTTCAATATAAACGTCAGGAATTACAAAACTCCTGCGATTCAGCTGCAGAAACCATTTTAGAACTAGTTCGAAAGAACAAGGATGAGTTTGAAAGGAAGACACACTCAAGACTGGAGAAGATTGATAAAGAGCTGCTGGCAATTCTGCCCTCTGCTGCCCCTGAAGAGATGAAGAGCATTCAAGCAGCTGTTAAAAGTGGAttcacagaggaagaggaaggagactacatctga